A window of the Xiashengella succiniciproducens genome harbors these coding sequences:
- a CDS encoding YncE family protein has product MYAKNSFFHFSSKALWSLALVAALGFSACSDDDNDDQPQQEVNEEISGAYFLNYGSYGNGGASISRYDFRKDALTNKYFEAQNPGMTINSNIQYGAAYKDTIYLMGNSADELISLDLHFKPTGNAVREGIEKPRFFVGQGDYLYISCWGANPDWSEMPDSYIAVYNTKTRKVEDKIALPGGPEGLAIAKGKLYAALNYSPRVAVIDLNTEAIDYIDLPAVSSYFVNDADENLYLALVSTYGDPSDAAGLAYINTSTDELEDNFVLDGVSASYASILAKNSDASTLYLTAAAWEDAGDGTWVQKGAIYSFDTESGVFEEFVTGLTGAQGVSVNPINKDVYILLGASATEAGSVSIYNAEGVHQKDLSVGISPYWTLFLD; this is encoded by the coding sequence ATGTACGCAAAAAACAGCTTTTTTCATTTCAGCAGCAAAGCACTTTGGAGTCTGGCCCTGGTGGCCGCTCTGGGCTTCAGTGCCTGTTCCGACGACGACAACGACGACCAGCCCCAACAGGAAGTCAACGAAGAAATCTCCGGGGCCTATTTCCTGAACTACGGCAGCTACGGCAACGGTGGCGCCAGCATCAGCCGCTACGACTTCCGCAAGGATGCGCTCACCAACAAATATTTTGAGGCGCAAAACCCAGGAATGACCATCAACTCGAACATTCAGTACGGCGCCGCTTACAAGGACACCATTTACCTGATGGGCAACTCGGCCGACGAACTCATATCGCTGGACCTGCACTTCAAGCCTACCGGCAATGCCGTACGCGAAGGCATTGAGAAGCCGCGCTTCTTTGTGGGCCAGGGCGACTACCTCTACATTTCGTGCTGGGGGGCCAATCCCGACTGGAGCGAAATGCCGGACTCCTACATTGCCGTTTACAATACCAAAACCCGGAAGGTGGAGGACAAGATCGCCCTGCCGGGGGGACCGGAAGGACTGGCCATAGCCAAGGGCAAATTGTACGCGGCCCTCAACTACAGTCCAAGGGTAGCCGTGATTGACCTGAACACCGAAGCCATCGATTATATCGACCTTCCTGCTGTCAGCTCCTATTTCGTAAACGATGCCGACGAAAACCTTTATTTGGCTTTGGTCAGCACCTATGGCGACCCCAGCGATGCGGCGGGACTGGCCTACATCAACACCAGCACCGATGAGCTCGAGGACAATTTTGTACTCGATGGAGTCAGTGCCTCCTACGCCAGTATCCTAGCCAAAAACAGCGACGCCAGCACCCTGTACCTGACTGCGGCGGCATGGGAAGATGCAGGAGACGGAACCTGGGTGCAGAAAGGCGCCATCTACAGTTTCGACACCGAAAGTGGGGTCTTTGAGGAATTCGTAACCGGTCTCACCGGCGCCCAGGGCGTCTCAGTAAATCCAATAAACAAGGATGTTTACATTTTGCTGGGCGCCTCAGCCACCGAAGCAGGCAGCGTAAGTATTTACAACGCAGAGGGCGTTCACCAAAAGGACCTGAGCGTGGGCATCTCGCCCTACTGGACCTTGTTCCTCGACTAA
- a CDS encoding cobyric acid synthase — protein sequence MTKQETLRPLMFVGTGSDVGKSVLTAAFGRLLLQEGYRPAPFKAQNMSLNSGASPEGLEMGRAQVVQAEACGISPSVHMNPILLKPTGDKVSQLVLLGKPAGDQSAQEYFNRGDRDALFEVAMQSCRRLMERYSPLLIEGAGSISEVNLWDRDITNLRVAEAVDAAVILVADIDRGGVFGSVYGSIQLLPPKYRRLIKGILINKFRGDAELFEDGRSMLEELTGVPVIGVVPYFRDIFIEQEDSVVLDHMKQGPQEGKINVGVVALPHMSNFTDFDTLQQVEEVQVFYLREAKAVKDADIVLLPGSKSTIADLLYLRQNGMEAAILQHHQSNKPLYGICGGFQMMGQSIADPQGVEGAVKEVRGMGILPVKTVLGTDKKTEVCRFHFLDQPTVSGRGYEIHMGRTTGGDALCRLDDGSKDGARLNARCWGTYIHGILDNEAVLQEILQIVRPGIRVRADYAALKEKGFDQLADLLRRHIDLPYIYQLLQK from the coding sequence ATGACCAAACAAGAAACTTTGCGTCCCCTGATGTTTGTCGGTACCGGCTCCGATGTGGGCAAATCGGTGCTTACGGCCGCTTTTGGTCGACTGCTGCTGCAGGAAGGCTACCGACCGGCCCCCTTCAAGGCCCAAAATATGTCGCTCAACAGCGGAGCCAGTCCCGAAGGCCTGGAAATGGGCCGCGCTCAAGTGGTGCAGGCCGAGGCCTGCGGAATCAGTCCCTCCGTCCACATGAACCCCATCCTCCTCAAACCCACCGGCGATAAAGTGAGCCAGCTCGTACTCCTGGGCAAGCCGGCCGGGGACCAAAGCGCGCAGGAATATTTTAACCGGGGCGACCGCGACGCCCTCTTCGAAGTGGCCATGCAGTCGTGTCGCAGACTGATGGAGCGCTACAGTCCCCTGCTGATTGAAGGCGCCGGATCCATTTCGGAAGTGAATTTGTGGGACCGCGACATCACCAACCTGCGGGTGGCTGAGGCGGTGGATGCGGCGGTGATTCTGGTGGCCGACATCGACCGGGGCGGGGTCTTTGGCTCGGTGTATGGCTCCATTCAACTGCTGCCACCCAAGTACCGGCGCTTGATTAAGGGCATCCTCATCAACAAGTTTCGGGGCGATGCCGAACTTTTCGAAGATGGCCGAAGCATGCTGGAAGAACTGACCGGCGTGCCGGTGATTGGCGTAGTGCCCTACTTTCGCGATATTTTTATTGAACAGGAAGATTCGGTGGTGCTCGACCACATGAAGCAGGGACCTCAGGAAGGAAAAATTAATGTTGGTGTGGTGGCCCTGCCCCACATGTCCAACTTCACCGACTTCGATACCCTGCAGCAAGTGGAGGAAGTGCAAGTCTTTTACCTGCGGGAGGCTAAGGCGGTAAAGGACGCAGACATCGTACTGCTCCCCGGCTCAAAAAGCACCATCGCCGACCTGCTGTATCTGCGCCAAAACGGCATGGAAGCCGCCATTCTACAGCACCACCAGTCCAACAAGCCGCTCTACGGCATTTGCGGCGGCTTTCAGATGATGGGCCAAAGCATTGCCGATCCGCAGGGTGTGGAGGGTGCGGTCAAAGAAGTGCGGGGCATGGGTATTTTGCCGGTAAAAACGGTATTGGGGACGGACAAGAAGACCGAGGTCTGCCGGTTCCACTTTCTGGACCAGCCGACCGTGAGCGGTCGCGGTTACGAAATTCACATGGGCAGGACTACCGGCGGTGACGCACTTTGCCGCCTGGACGACGGCAGCAAAGATGGCGCTCGTCTGAACGCGCGCTGCTGGGGCACCTACATCCATGGGATTCTCGACAACGAAGCCGTCCTTCAGGAAATCCTCCAAATTGTGCGTCCCGGCATCCGGGTCAGGGCCGATTATGCGGCCCTGAAGGAAAAGGGCTTCGACCAGCTGGCCGACTTGCTGCGCAGGCACATCGACCTGCCCTATATTTACCAACTGCTTCAAAAATAA
- the cobC gene encoding alpha-ribazole phosphatase, whose product MQLTLLRHIQTQAPEGLCYGQSEPPLPDDFEKQHRQLARALQKKKFHAIYSSPLSRCALLAQAIAGDQKVLMDERLMELNFGDWEGLHWSEIEQKPEAQAFFDDYLRCAPPGGESFEDLIVRIEAFLRDLKKKHPRQQILVVSHGGPIRVVHGLAENLSPEHYFNRQVAYGHLAQICL is encoded by the coding sequence ATGCAACTCACGCTCTTACGTCACATCCAGACCCAGGCCCCGGAGGGACTCTGTTACGGACAAAGCGAACCGCCGCTGCCGGACGATTTCGAAAAGCAGCACCGCCAGCTGGCCCGGGCCCTGCAGAAGAAGAAATTCCACGCCATCTATTCCAGTCCCCTTAGCCGTTGCGCCCTGCTGGCCCAAGCCATTGCCGGCGACCAAAAGGTGCTGATGGATGAACGCTTGATGGAACTCAATTTTGGCGACTGGGAGGGCTTGCATTGGAGCGAAATTGAGCAAAAGCCCGAAGCGCAGGCCTTCTTCGACGACTACCTGCGCTGCGCGCCGCCCGGAGGAGAGTCTTTCGAGGATCTCATTGTCCGCATCGAAGCCTTTTTAAGAGACCTCAAAAAGAAACATCCCCGTCAGCAAATCCTCGTAGTGAGTCACGGCGGTCCCATCCGCGTGGTACACGGATTGGCCGAAAATTTATCGCCGGAGCACTATTTCAACCGTCAGGTGGCCTACGGACACCTGGCACAAATCTGCCTTTAA
- the cobU gene encoding bifunctional adenosylcobinamide kinase/adenosylcobinamide-phosphate guanylyltransferase, with protein MAVTFISGGQRSGKSSYAQQLAEASSKQPVYLATARHWDEDFSQRIERHQRDRGPQWTTVEEEKHLGRVALEKRTVLLDCITLWLTNIFHDNSYDVEASLQVAKNEWELLLKKNNELIVVSNELGMGIHARDEVSRKFTDLQGWMNQHIARRADRVILMVSGLPLIIK; from the coding sequence ATGGCAGTCACCTTTATCAGCGGGGGACAACGTTCCGGCAAGAGTTCCTACGCCCAACAACTGGCCGAAGCAAGCAGCAAGCAGCCGGTGTATCTGGCCACGGCCCGGCACTGGGACGAGGACTTTAGCCAACGCATCGAGCGCCACCAACGCGACCGGGGTCCACAATGGACCACCGTGGAGGAGGAAAAGCACCTGGGACGCGTCGCCCTGGAAAAGCGCACCGTGCTGCTCGACTGCATTACCCTCTGGCTTACGAATATTTTTCACGACAACAGCTACGATGTGGAGGCCTCCCTGCAGGTGGCCAAAAACGAATGGGAACTCTTACTGAAGAAAAACAACGAGCTGATTGTCGTCAGCAACGAATTGGGCATGGGCATCCATGCCCGGGACGAAGTCTCCCGAAAATTCACCGACCTGCAGGGCTGGATGAACCAGCACATTGCCCGTCGGGCCGACCGCGTAATACTTATGGTTTCCGGTCTGCCCTTAATCATTAAATAA
- a CDS encoding adenosylcobinamide-GDP ribazoletransferase yields MHIFFTALMFFTRIPVPASLPYSPGLLNKALRFFPLVGALVGALGAGALWLALLVLPLPLALLLSILATIFITGAFHEDGFADFCDGYGGGMTTERILDIMKESRLGTYGTVGLLAILTTKYTALLHLPPSEIFGLLIAGHTLSRLLPVLLVRTTPYIREDALSKAKPIGNEVNTVSLWIASLTALPFLLLLPLQLTVLLLPAALLVYWHFRHYIMKRTGGYSGDVLGALQQLVEITLYVVAVIYYNHF; encoded by the coding sequence ATGCACATCTTTTTCACCGCACTGATGTTTTTCACGCGCATTCCCGTGCCGGCCTCGCTGCCCTATTCACCGGGACTGCTGAATAAAGCGCTGCGCTTCTTCCCACTGGTAGGGGCATTGGTCGGTGCCCTGGGTGCCGGAGCCCTTTGGCTGGCCCTGCTTGTGCTGCCCCTGCCTTTGGCCCTCTTGTTGAGCATCCTGGCGACCATTTTCATCACCGGGGCTTTTCATGAGGACGGTTTCGCCGATTTTTGCGACGGTTACGGGGGCGGTATGACGACCGAACGCATTCTCGACATCATGAAGGAGAGTCGCCTGGGCACCTACGGAACGGTGGGACTTCTGGCCATACTGACGACCAAATACACGGCCCTGCTGCACCTCCCCCCTTCCGAAATATTTGGACTGCTGATAGCGGGCCACACCCTGAGTCGCCTCCTTCCGGTGCTGCTGGTACGCACCACCCCCTACATCCGCGAGGATGCCCTCAGCAAGGCCAAGCCCATTGGCAATGAGGTCAACACCGTCTCCCTCTGGATAGCGAGTCTGACTGCCCTCCCCTTTCTACTGCTCCTGCCCCTTCAACTTACGGTCCTGCTGCTTCCCGCAGCTCTGCTCGTTTACTGGCACTTTCGCCACTACATCATGAAGCGTACCGGAGGCTACAGCGGCGATGTACTCGGCGCCCTGCAGCAACTTGTTGAAATCACCCTGTACGTAGTCGCAGTTATTTATTACAACCATTTTTAA
- the cobT gene encoding nicotinate-nucleotide--dimethylbenzimidazole phosphoribosyltransferase, translating to MTTQNIQQALRHKIDNKTKPHGALGELEALAFKVGCIQNSLSPQLRQPTMLVFAADHGLADEKISPYPKDVTWQMAMNFVAGGAAISVFCRQNGIALKVIDAGVDYDFPVDSPIVPSKIARGSRNMRKEPAMTTGECEKALAAGRAFVRAEAEAGCNTIGFGEMGIGNTSPSSLLMHRFLGLPIETCTGAGAGMRGEQLSYKQQVLKEISEKYDPQTPLETLATFGGLEIAMMVGAYLEAREQGMVILADGFISTVSLLTACQFNPKVSENVVFCHQSDEQGHSLLLQHFGARPILQLGMRVGEGTGVAVALPVLQSAVKFLNEMASFEDAGVSNK from the coding sequence ATGACCACCCAAAACATACAACAAGCGCTGCGACACAAAATTGACAACAAGACCAAACCCCACGGGGCCTTGGGCGAACTGGAAGCTTTGGCCTTTAAGGTAGGCTGCATCCAAAACAGCCTCTCGCCCCAACTGCGCCAACCCACCATGCTGGTCTTCGCAGCCGACCACGGATTGGCCGACGAAAAAATCAGTCCCTACCCCAAAGACGTTACCTGGCAAATGGCCATGAACTTTGTAGCCGGAGGCGCAGCCATCAGCGTTTTCTGTCGACAAAACGGCATTGCGCTGAAGGTCATCGACGCCGGCGTCGATTACGACTTCCCTGTCGACAGTCCCATCGTGCCTTCAAAAATTGCGCGCGGCTCGCGCAACATGCGTAAAGAACCGGCCATGACCACCGGCGAGTGCGAAAAAGCACTGGCTGCCGGTCGCGCCTTTGTGCGTGCCGAAGCCGAAGCCGGATGCAACACCATTGGTTTTGGCGAAATGGGCATCGGCAACACCTCGCCCTCTTCACTTTTGATGCACCGCTTTTTGGGGCTGCCCATAGAGACTTGCACGGGAGCAGGTGCCGGGATGCGGGGCGAGCAGCTGAGCTACAAGCAACAGGTACTCAAAGAGATTTCTGAAAAATACGACCCGCAAACGCCCCTGGAGACGCTGGCGACTTTTGGGGGACTGGAAATTGCGATGATGGTGGGGGCCTACCTGGAGGCGCGTGAACAAGGCATGGTCATACTGGCCGATGGCTTTATTTCTACCGTCAGTCTGCTGACGGCCTGTCAATTCAACCCGAAAGTAAGCGAGAATGTGGTCTTTTGCCACCAAAGCGATGAGCAGGGACACAGCCTCTTACTGCAGCACTTTGGCGCCCGTCCCATCCTGCAGCTGGGCATGCGTGTAGGCGAAGGCACCGGCGTTGCAGTTGCCCTGCCCGTGCTCCAAAGCGCTGTAAAATTCCTCAACGAAATGGCCAGCTTTGAAGATGCCGGCGTTTCCAACAAGTAA